One genomic segment of Agromyces intestinalis includes these proteins:
- a CDS encoding IclR family transcriptional regulator, with the protein MAESKVPAADQALRILSHLAAQRGPVPAASIATALALPRSTTYQLLGVLQERGFVVHLPEERRYGLGVAAFELSSGFSRQQPLARLGRPLVAALVDRLGESGHLAVLHGRDVLYLVEERAPRRPSLVTDVGVRLPAQLTASGRAMLAGLPATQLRALYPDRHEYARLKRLLAAVREAGLAHEDGEVTPGLASVGASVIDHLGWPAAAIAITYTSDAAIDREAVAAGVQDAAGELSRRIGGAKR; encoded by the coding sequence ATGGCCGAGTCGAAGGTTCCCGCCGCGGATCAGGCCCTGCGCATCCTCAGCCATCTCGCGGCGCAGCGCGGCCCCGTGCCGGCGGCGTCGATCGCAACCGCGCTCGCGCTGCCGCGCTCGACGACCTATCAACTGCTCGGCGTGCTGCAGGAACGCGGCTTCGTCGTGCACCTGCCCGAAGAGCGCCGGTACGGCCTCGGCGTGGCCGCGTTCGAGCTGTCGAGCGGGTTCAGCCGGCAGCAGCCGCTCGCCCGCCTCGGCCGCCCGCTCGTCGCCGCGCTCGTCGACCGCCTCGGCGAGAGCGGGCACCTCGCCGTGCTGCACGGGCGCGACGTGCTCTACCTCGTCGAGGAGCGCGCGCCCCGCCGCCCCTCGCTCGTCACCGACGTCGGCGTGCGGCTCCCCGCCCAGCTCACTGCGTCGGGCCGGGCGATGCTCGCCGGGCTGCCCGCGACGCAGCTGCGCGCGCTGTATCCCGATCGCCACGAGTACGCCCGCCTGAAGCGACTGCTCGCCGCCGTGCGCGAAGCGGGCCTCGCGCACGAGGACGGCGAGGTCACGCCGGGGCTCGCGTCGGTCGGAGCATCCGTCATCGACCATCTCGGCTGGCCCGCCGCCGCGATCGCGATCACCTACACGAGCGATGCGGCGATCGATCGCGAGGCGGTCGCCGCAGGGGTGCAGGATGCCGCGGGCGAGCTGTCGCGGCGCATCGGCGGCGCAAAGCGCTGA
- the hutH gene encoding histidine ammonia-lyase, with protein MTRNTVSAPGTVTVGTVTVGTVTVGAAPLTVDEVVAVARHGASVVLDADALDTVEASRVIVEALADDPEPHYGISTGFGALATTFIEADRRAQLQASLIRSHAAGSGAEVEREVVRALMLLRLATLMTGRTGVRRVTAETYAAVLNAGISPVVREYGSLGCSGDLAPLAHCALALLGEGEVRVGLGADAPLMDASDALAAAGITPLVLEEKEGLALINGTDGMLGMLALAIADLRTLITTADVAAAMSVEGLLGTDAVFAADLHRLRPQRGQQVSAANLRDLLAGSPMVASHKGPECTRVQDAYSLRCAPQVHGAARDTLSHASAVAEAELASAIDNPVLTVDGRVESNGNFHGAPVAYVLDFLAIAVADVASMSERRTDRFLDRSRNQGLPPFLAHEAGVDSGLMIAQYTAAGIVSELKRLAVPASVDSIPSSAMQEDHVSMGWAAARKLRRAIDGLARVLAIEVLTSARGIRLRAPLEPGAATGAVVALVERVAGGPGADRFVAPEIEAVVAAVASGEVVASAADATSAGRLDDGSTAHSGS; from the coding sequence ATGACCCGCAACACCGTCTCCGCGCCCGGCACCGTCACCGTCGGCACCGTCACCGTCGGCACCGTCACCGTCGGCGCCGCCCCACTCACGGTCGACGAGGTGGTGGCCGTCGCCAGACACGGGGCATCCGTCGTGCTCGATGCGGACGCGCTCGACACCGTCGAAGCGAGCCGCGTGATCGTCGAGGCGCTCGCCGACGACCCCGAGCCGCACTACGGCATCTCGACCGGATTCGGCGCCCTCGCGACGACGTTCATCGAGGCCGATCGCCGGGCCCAGCTGCAGGCGAGCCTGATCCGCTCGCACGCGGCGGGCTCGGGCGCCGAGGTCGAGCGCGAGGTGGTGCGGGCGCTCATGTTGCTGCGCCTCGCCACCCTCATGACCGGACGCACCGGGGTGCGGCGCGTCACGGCGGAGACCTACGCGGCGGTCTTGAACGCCGGAATCAGCCCGGTCGTGCGCGAGTACGGCTCACTCGGCTGCTCGGGCGACCTCGCGCCGCTCGCCCATTGCGCGCTCGCGCTGCTCGGCGAGGGCGAGGTGCGGGTCGGGCTGGGTGCGGACGCACCGCTCATGGATGCCTCGGACGCGCTGGCCGCGGCCGGCATCACCCCGCTCGTGCTCGAGGAGAAGGAGGGCCTCGCCCTCATCAACGGAACCGACGGCATGCTCGGCATGCTCGCGCTCGCGATCGCCGACCTGCGGACGCTGATCACCACCGCCGACGTCGCCGCGGCGATGAGCGTCGAGGGCCTGCTCGGCACCGACGCCGTGTTCGCCGCCGACCTGCACCGGCTGCGCCCGCAGCGGGGCCAGCAGGTCTCGGCCGCGAACCTGCGCGACCTGCTCGCGGGTTCGCCGATGGTCGCCAGCCACAAGGGCCCCGAGTGCACGCGCGTGCAGGACGCGTACTCGCTGCGCTGCGCACCCCAGGTGCACGGCGCGGCGCGCGACACGCTCTCGCACGCGTCCGCGGTGGCCGAGGCCGAGCTCGCGAGCGCCATCGACAACCCCGTGCTCACGGTCGACGGCCGGGTCGAGTCGAACGGCAACTTCCACGGCGCCCCGGTCGCGTACGTGCTCGACTTCCTCGCGATCGCGGTGGCGGATGTCGCGTCGATGAGCGAGCGACGCACCGACCGGTTCCTCGACCGGTCTCGCAATCAGGGGCTGCCGCCATTCCTCGCGCACGAGGCCGGCGTCGACTCGGGGCTGATGATCGCGCAGTACACGGCGGCCGGAATCGTCAGCGAGCTGAAGCGACTCGCGGTGCCGGCGTCGGTCGACTCCATCCCCTCGTCGGCCATGCAAGAGGACCACGTCTCGATGGGCTGGGCGGCCGCGCGCAAGCTGCGCCGCGCGATCGACGGACTCGCGCGGGTGCTCGCGATCGAGGTGCTGACGTCGGCCCGCGGCATCCGGCTGCGCGCCCCGCTCGAACCGGGCGCCGCGACCGGCGCGGTCGTCGCACTCGTCGAGCGGGTCGCGGGCGGCCCTGGCGCCGACCGCTTCGTCGCTCCGGAGATCGAGGCGGTGGTCGCGGCGGTCGCGTCCGGCGAAGTCGTCGCCAGCGCGGCGGATGCCACGTCCGCCGGCCGACTCGACGACGGTTCGACGGCACACTCGGGAAGCTGA
- the hutI gene encoding imidazolonepropionase: protein MPRGTLLTGIGELVTNDPTLTGAEPGPLGIIRDAAVLIQDERITWVGPSPSPSPSPSRSPSRSPSHGNTFEDGKHVPRRTSSQSSNVFPWSAGDGSGAGHVSEAGEEGWDVEAYEVVDLGGACVIPGFVDSHTHLVFAGDRAAEFEARMRGQAYAAGGIRSTVAATRAASDDDLRARLRSFVAEATAQGTTTLEVKSGYGLTVTDEARLVRLAAEVTDEVTFLGAHVVPAEYAGATDAYVDLVVGPMLDACEPHAHWIDVFCETGAFTVEQSRRILEAGIARGLGARVHASQLGPGEGVRLAVEVGAASVDHGTFLADADVEALAASDTVLTLLPGVEFSTRQPYPDARRLIDAGVTLALASDCNPGSSFTSSLAFCIAVAVRDMRMTPAEAVWAATAGGARALRRNDVGRIAPGARADLVQLRAPSHVHLAYRPGVPLVEAVWKDGERVA from the coding sequence ATGCCTCGCGGCACGCTGCTCACCGGAATCGGCGAGCTCGTCACGAACGACCCGACGCTGACCGGCGCCGAACCCGGCCCGCTCGGCATCATTCGCGATGCGGCCGTGCTCATCCAGGACGAGCGCATCACCTGGGTGGGCCCCTCCCCCTCCCCCTCCCCCTCCCCCTCCCGTTCCCCTTCCCGTTCCCCGTCCCACGGGAACACTTTCGAGGATGGGAAACACGTTCCCCGGAGAACGTCCTCCCAATCCTCGAATGTGTTCCCGTGGTCTGCGGGAGACGGCAGTGGAGCGGGTCACGTCAGCGAAGCGGGTGAAGAGGGCTGGGACGTCGAGGCGTACGAGGTGGTCGACCTGGGCGGCGCGTGCGTCATCCCGGGGTTCGTCGACAGCCATACCCACCTCGTGTTCGCGGGCGATCGCGCAGCGGAGTTCGAGGCGCGTATGCGCGGGCAGGCATATGCCGCCGGAGGCATCCGATCGACCGTGGCCGCGACGCGAGCCGCGAGCGACGACGACCTGCGAGCGCGTCTGCGATCATTCGTCGCCGAGGCGACCGCGCAGGGCACCACGACGCTCGAGGTCAAGAGCGGGTACGGCCTCACCGTCACCGACGAGGCGCGACTCGTGCGCCTGGCCGCCGAGGTCACCGACGAGGTGACCTTCCTCGGTGCGCACGTGGTGCCGGCCGAGTACGCCGGGGCCACCGACGCGTACGTCGACCTGGTCGTCGGCCCCATGCTCGACGCGTGCGAGCCGCACGCGCACTGGATCGACGTGTTCTGCGAGACCGGCGCCTTCACGGTCGAGCAGAGCCGGCGCATCCTCGAGGCCGGGATCGCCCGGGGGCTGGGCGCACGCGTGCACGCGAGCCAGCTCGGCCCGGGCGAGGGCGTGCGCCTCGCGGTCGAGGTCGGCGCGGCCTCGGTCGACCACGGCACCTTCCTCGCCGACGCCGACGTCGAGGCGCTCGCGGCATCCGACACCGTGCTCACCTTGCTGCCCGGCGTCGAGTTCTCGACCCGTCAGCCCTACCCCGACGCGCGCCGCCTCATCGACGCCGGAGTCACGCTCGCACTCGCGAGCGATTGCAACCCGGGCTCGAGCTTCACCAGCTCGCTCGCGTTCTGCATCGCCGTCGCGGTGCGCGACATGCGCATGACACCGGCTGAGGCGGTGTGGGCGGCGACCGCGGGCGGGGCGCGGGCGCTTCGTCGCAACGACGTCGGCCGCATCGCGCCCGGCGCCCGCGCCGACCTGGTGCAGCTTCGCGCGCCGAGTCACGTGCACCTGGCGTACCGGCCCGGCGTGCCGCTCGTCGAGGCCGTCTGGAAGGACGGCGAGCGCGTCGCGTGA
- a CDS encoding sulfurtransferase, whose translation MSIDPPVAHSAAEAVRDASADGGRVFLDVHFRHGEHDCEEIYLSGHVPGAHFFPLQHYSTHPDGLPPITEFEDEVRGWGVSSSTAVTVYGGRSWRSVARAWWLLRWAGLRDVSFLSGGLAAWIEEGGSLELGPVHAARGTATLWPGGQPTVRADDLLSLPHDTVLIDARDARSFRGEHGSPALSRAVNAPAGLNLDDGVLLDAEDLAAYYGRLGIDESSRVVVYSETGFSGALTVLALAAIGIRAALYPGRLDEVHARVGV comes from the coding sequence ATGTCGATCGATCCACCCGTCGCGCACTCCGCGGCCGAGGCGGTCCGTGACGCGAGCGCCGATGGCGGTCGCGTCTTCCTCGACGTGCATTTCCGCCACGGCGAGCACGACTGCGAAGAGATCTATCTCAGCGGACACGTGCCCGGTGCGCACTTCTTCCCCCTGCAGCACTATTCGACGCACCCCGACGGGCTGCCGCCCATCACCGAGTTCGAAGACGAGGTGCGCGGATGGGGCGTCTCGTCGTCGACGGCGGTGACCGTGTACGGCGGACGCAGCTGGCGATCGGTCGCTCGTGCGTGGTGGCTCCTGCGTTGGGCCGGCCTTCGCGACGTGTCGTTCCTCTCGGGCGGCTTGGCCGCCTGGATCGAGGAAGGCGGATCGCTCGAACTCGGCCCAGTCCACGCGGCGCGAGGCACGGCGACGCTGTGGCCCGGAGGGCAACCCACCGTGCGGGCCGACGACCTGCTGTCGCTGCCGCACGACACGGTGCTCATCGATGCGCGCGACGCACGTTCGTTTCGGGGCGAGCATGGGTCGCCCGCCCTGTCGCGCGCGGTGAACGCCCCGGCGGGGCTCAACCTCGACGACGGCGTGCTGCTGGACGCGGAGGATCTCGCCGCCTACTACGGCCGGCTCGGCATCGACGAGTCCTCGCGGGTCGTGGTCTACAGCGAGACGGGCTTCTCGGGCGCGCTCACGGTACTCGCTCTCGCGGCGATCGGCATCCGAGCCGCCCTCTACCCGGGGCGCCTCGATGAGGTGCACGCCCGGGTCGGCGTCTGA
- a CDS encoding sulfite oxidase-like oxidoreductase, whose translation MSFITRGFSGRGRAGRDERLPPGQTLVEDFPVLSAGPTPDIDTADWQFTIRTESGVDTSWTWDEFMALPIEDVSTDIHCVTHWSKLGTSWRGVSVDTLFEQVETEYEFAMAHSYGGYTTNVPLEDLLDGKAWIAFEFDGEPLEPEHGGPARLIVPHLYFWKSAKWVRGLVMMPDDDPGFWEQNGYHLHGDPWKEERYW comes from the coding sequence ATGTCGTTCATCACCAGGGGGTTCTCGGGGCGCGGACGCGCGGGGCGCGACGAGCGCCTGCCACCCGGACAGACCCTCGTCGAGGACTTCCCGGTGCTGTCGGCGGGCCCGACGCCCGACATCGACACCGCCGACTGGCAGTTCACGATCCGGACCGAGTCGGGCGTCGACACCAGCTGGACGTGGGACGAGTTCATGGCGCTGCCCATCGAAGACGTCTCGACCGACATCCACTGCGTCACGCACTGGTCGAAGCTCGGCACGAGCTGGCGCGGCGTCTCGGTCGACACCCTGTTCGAGCAGGTCGAGACCGAGTACGAGTTCGCCATGGCGCACAGCTACGGCGGCTACACCACGAACGTTCCGCTCGAGGACCTGCTCGACGGCAAGGCGTGGATCGCGTTCGAGTTCGACGGCGAACCGCTCGAGCCCGAGCACGGCGGCCCCGCGCGCCTCATCGTGCCGCACCTCTACTTCTGGAAGAGCGCGAAGTGGGTACGGGGGCTCGTCATGATGCCCGACGACGACCCGGGCTTCTGGGAGCAGAACGGCTACCACCTCCACGGCGACCCGTGGAAGGAGGAGCGGTACTGGTGA
- a CDS encoding FAD-binding oxidoreductase — MRRLPRSAWHAATVASVRPETSQSARIELDVDGWPGNAAGQHLDVRLTAPDGYTATRSYSIASSGPSSRVVLAVDRVPGGEVSPFLVDELRAGDQVEVNGPLGRFFIWEAPGADVSDAPNAPDAPDVSDAANASDAPDARDASRPVQLVGGGSGIVPLYAMAHAHAEAGDDTEFRLLYSVRTPEDTFFRAELAQLAVNGPGRAGGIRIDLIYTRAAPTGHERPPMRLTRDEVARLVVPAERAPRVFVCGSTGFAELVASWLLDLGHDARSIRIERFGGT, encoded by the coding sequence GTGAGGCGCCTGCCCCGCAGCGCCTGGCACGCCGCCACGGTCGCTTCGGTGCGGCCCGAGACCTCGCAGTCGGCGCGCATCGAACTCGACGTCGACGGCTGGCCCGGCAACGCGGCCGGCCAGCACCTCGATGTGCGTCTCACCGCGCCCGACGGCTACACCGCGACCCGCTCGTATTCGATCGCCTCGTCGGGGCCGTCGAGCCGGGTCGTGCTCGCGGTCGACCGGGTGCCGGGCGGCGAGGTGTCGCCGTTCCTCGTCGACGAGCTGCGCGCCGGCGATCAGGTGGAGGTGAACGGGCCGCTCGGACGGTTCTTCATCTGGGAGGCGCCGGGCGCGGATGTCTCGGATGCCCCGAATGCCCCGGATGCCCCGGATGTCTCGGATGCCGCGAATGCCTCGGATGCCCCGGATGCTCGGGATGCCTCGCGACCGGTGCAGCTCGTCGGCGGCGGGTCGGGCATCGTGCCCTTGTACGCGATGGCCCATGCGCACGCCGAGGCGGGGGACGACACCGAGTTCCGGCTGCTGTACTCGGTGCGCACACCTGAGGACACGTTCTTCCGTGCCGAGCTCGCGCAGCTCGCGGTGAACGGGCCCGGCCGTGCCGGAGGCATCCGCATCGACCTGATCTACACGCGCGCCGCACCGACCGGGCATGAGCGCCCGCCGATGCGACTCACGCGCGACGAGGTCGCGCGGCTCGTCGTGCCCGCCGAACGCGCCCCGCGCGTGTTCGTGTGCGGGTCGACGGGATTCGCGGAGCTCGTGGCGTCCTGGCTGCTCGACCTGGGGCACGACGCCCGGTCGATCCGCATCGAACGATTCGGAGGCACGTGA
- the hutU gene encoding urocanate hydratase: MTDAPTAAPAAAPAARTVRAPRGTERTAKSWQTEAPLRMLMNNLDPEVAERPDDLVVYGGTGKAARNWESFDAIVRTLRDLEADETLLVQSGKPVGVFRTHEWAPRVLIANSNLVGDWATWPEFRRLEAEGLTMYGQMTAGSWIYIGTQGILQGTYETFGAVARSLGRPDGSLAGTLTLTAGCGGMGGAQPLAVTMHGGAVLIVDVDESRLRRRVEHGYLDEIAPSLDAAVERAVAARSAGLARSVGVVGNAASVFPELLDRETPIDIVTDQTSAHDPLAYLPIGVPLAEWRELAALDAEEFTRLARESMAAHVEAMVGFQARGAAVFDYGNSIRREAQLGGYEHAFDFPGFVPAYIRPLFAEGKGPFRWAALSGDPADIAATDRAIVELFPHDEHLRRWIAQAGEKVHFEGLPARICWLGYQERHLAGLKFNEMVASGELSAPIVIGRDHLDAGSVASPYRETEAMADGSDAIADWPLLNALLNTASGATWVSIHHGGGVGIGRSIHAGQVVVADGTELAAQKIARVLVNDPGTGVMRHVDAGYERAVEVAHERGLRVPMQEG; the protein is encoded by the coding sequence ATGACCGACGCACCCACCGCCGCCCCGGCCGCCGCACCTGCCGCCCGCACGGTCCGCGCCCCACGCGGTACCGAGCGCACCGCGAAGAGCTGGCAGACCGAGGCGCCGCTGCGCATGCTCATGAACAACCTCGACCCCGAGGTCGCCGAGCGCCCCGACGACCTCGTCGTCTACGGCGGCACGGGCAAGGCCGCCCGCAACTGGGAGTCGTTCGACGCGATCGTGCGCACGCTTCGCGACCTCGAGGCCGACGAGACGCTGCTCGTGCAGTCGGGCAAGCCCGTCGGCGTGTTCCGCACCCACGAGTGGGCGCCGCGCGTGCTGATCGCGAACTCGAACCTCGTCGGCGACTGGGCGACGTGGCCCGAGTTCCGCCGGCTCGAGGCCGAAGGCCTCACGATGTACGGGCAGATGACGGCGGGCTCGTGGATCTACATCGGCACGCAGGGCATCCTGCAGGGCACGTACGAGACGTTCGGCGCGGTCGCCCGCTCGCTCGGCCGACCCGACGGCAGCCTCGCCGGCACCCTCACGCTCACCGCAGGCTGCGGCGGCATGGGCGGTGCGCAGCCGCTCGCCGTCACCATGCACGGGGGTGCGGTGCTCATCGTCGACGTCGACGAGTCGCGGCTGCGCCGCCGGGTCGAGCACGGCTACCTCGACGAGATCGCGCCGTCGCTCGATGCGGCAGTCGAGCGGGCGGTCGCCGCGCGGTCGGCCGGACTGGCCCGCAGCGTCGGGGTCGTCGGCAACGCGGCATCCGTGTTCCCCGAACTGCTCGATCGCGAGACGCCGATCGACATCGTCACCGACCAGACCAGCGCGCACGACCCGCTCGCCTACCTGCCCATCGGCGTGCCGCTCGCCGAATGGCGCGAGCTCGCGGCGCTCGACGCCGAGGAGTTCACACGGCTCGCGCGCGAGTCGATGGCCGCGCACGTCGAGGCGATGGTCGGGTTCCAGGCTCGGGGTGCCGCGGTGTTCGACTACGGCAACTCGATCCGGCGCGAGGCGCAGCTCGGGGGATACGAGCACGCGTTCGATTTCCCGGGGTTCGTGCCGGCGTACATCCGGCCGTTGTTCGCCGAAGGCAAGGGGCCGTTCCGATGGGCGGCCCTGTCGGGCGACCCGGCCGACATCGCCGCGACCGACCGCGCGATCGTCGAGCTGTTCCCGCACGACGAGCATCTGCGGCGCTGGATCGCCCAGGCCGGCGAGAAGGTGCACTTCGAGGGGCTGCCGGCCCGAATCTGCTGGCTCGGCTACCAAGAGCGTCACCTCGCCGGGTTGAAGTTCAACGAGATGGTCGCCTCGGGCGAGTTGAGCGCACCCATCGTGATCGGGCGCGACCACCTCGATGCGGGATCGGTCGCCTCCCCCTACCGCGAGACCGAGGCGATGGCCGACGGCTCCGACGCGATCGCCGACTGGCCGCTGCTGAACGCGCTGCTGAACACGGCGTCGGGTGCGACGTGGGTCTCGATCCACCACGGCGGCGGGGTGGGCATCGGGCGCAGCATCCACGCCGGTCAGGTGGTGGTGGCGGATGGCACGGAGCTCGCCGCGCAGAAGATCGCCCGCGTGCTCGTCAACGACCCGGGCACCGGGGTCATGCGGCACGTCGACGCCGGCTACGAGCGGGCCGTCGAGGTCGCGCACGAGCGGGGTCTTCGGGTGCCCATGCAGGAAGGCTGA
- a CDS encoding SixA phosphatase family protein, with product MKTVFIVRHAKSDWGDPALDDHDRPLNARGRHDAPAMGRRLAARGVVPDLILSSTALRARTTAAALAAAFDLEPGASVLLDATLYAASTSHLLETIRGLDDAVGAVMLVGHNPESSGLVHRLTGEAIDLPTCAVAEVALDVAHWADVHAGGLAGAAYPGTLVRLDTPKG from the coding sequence GTGAAGACGGTGTTCATCGTGCGGCACGCCAAGAGCGACTGGGGCGACCCGGCGCTCGACGACCACGACCGCCCGCTCAACGCACGCGGACGCCACGACGCACCGGCAATGGGCCGCCGGCTCGCTGCGCGCGGCGTCGTGCCCGACCTCATCCTGTCGAGTACCGCGCTGCGCGCCCGCACCACGGCCGCCGCACTCGCCGCCGCGTTCGACCTCGAGCCCGGAGCATCCGTGCTGCTCGATGCGACGCTGTACGCGGCGAGCACCTCGCACCTGCTCGAGACGATCCGCGGTCTCGACGATGCGGTCGGCGCGGTGATGCTGGTCGGCCACAACCCCGAGTCATCCGGACTGGTGCATCGCCTCACCGGCGAGGCGATCGATCTGCCCACCTGTGCGGTCGCCGAAGTCGCGCTCGACGTCGCGCACTGGGCCGACGTGCACGCGGGCGGGTTGGCCGGGGCCGCGTACCCCGGCACGCTCGTGCGGCTCGACACTCCGAAGGGCTGA
- a CDS encoding DUF6510 family protein gives MTEHHRTAHPAPHVDGNALAGPLAELFAFDVTDAVARCGSCGTADVVARAMVYRSAVGTVVRCPACDDVLATLVESDDRIWFSMRGMSAIEVRRR, from the coding sequence ATGACCGAACACCACCGGACCGCACACCCCGCCCCGCACGTCGACGGCAACGCCCTCGCCGGCCCGCTCGCCGAGCTCTTCGCGTTCGACGTGACCGACGCCGTCGCGCGCTGCGGCTCGTGCGGCACCGCCGACGTCGTCGCACGCGCGATGGTCTATCGCAGCGCGGTCGGCACCGTGGTGCGCTGCCCCGCATGCGACGACGTGCTGGCGACCCTCGTCGAGTCCGACGACCGGATCTGGTTCAGCATGCGGGGCATGAGCGCGATCGAGGTGCGGCGGCGCTGA
- a CDS encoding M23 family metallopeptidase, whose translation MLVSAVGTFALLGGSFAPAYAGETPPAPETVEPTPPTPTEPTPPEPTTEPSPEPTPTPTPEPTEEPTPTPTPTPSPTPTPTTEPSPEPTPTPEPTPTPTPEPTPTPTPEPTPTGAPTPAGEAPTNAGPRVSLDPATISALLAGRLASRVDPSVVSLIGARTAVGQAERALRSAQTTLAGAMSTQRAARAVAQQLTDDADRARDRADAAAEAFLAASRRSNDTAMQSLGAAFGSGQNLLSGLGAIDRVNKLTSNTDELAATAQKLDDAATFAEERAERAWREVDDVPTIDYQELVAEAENAVVSARSEVAALETQVAAASLSQIVELPVDATRLSEQGWALPVSGRVTDGFGPRPDKPLPGTKDFHSGTDIAASCGTPVFAATSGIVTVAGPNGGLGNWVLVNHGAGVETGYGHLAPGGILVSAGDHVQAGQVVGVVGDTGLSTGCHLHFEVHLDGTPVDAQTFMAARGILIQ comes from the coding sequence GTGCTCGTGAGCGCAGTCGGCACCTTCGCCCTGCTCGGCGGCTCGTTCGCACCGGCATACGCGGGCGAGACTCCGCCTGCTCCCGAGACCGTCGAGCCGACGCCGCCGACGCCGACCGAGCCGACGCCACCTGAGCCGACGACGGAACCGTCGCCCGAGCCGACACCGACACCGACGCCCGAGCCGACCGAAGAGCCGACGCCGACGCCCACCCCCACGCCGTCACCCACCCCCACGCCGACGACGGAGCCGTCGCCCGAGCCGACCCCGACGCCCGAGCCCACCCCGACACCGACCCCCGAGCCCACACCGACACCCACCCCCGAGCCCACCCCCACCGGTGCGCCCACTCCCGCCGGCGAGGCACCCACGAACGCCGGCCCGCGCGTCTCGCTCGACCCCGCGACGATCTCGGCGCTGCTCGCCGGTCGGCTGGCCTCGCGCGTCGACCCGTCGGTGGTGTCGCTGATCGGCGCGCGTACCGCGGTCGGTCAGGCCGAGCGCGCGCTTCGGAGCGCACAGACCACGCTCGCCGGGGCGATGTCGACGCAGCGTGCGGCCCGGGCGGTCGCCCAGCAACTCACCGATGACGCCGACCGCGCACGCGATCGGGCGGACGCCGCGGCCGAGGCGTTCCTCGCCGCGAGCCGTCGCTCGAACGACACGGCGATGCAGTCACTGGGCGCGGCGTTCGGTTCCGGGCAGAACCTGCTGTCGGGGCTCGGTGCGATCGACCGCGTGAACAAGCTCACCTCGAACACCGACGAGTTGGCCGCGACGGCCCAGAAGCTCGACGACGCCGCGACGTTCGCCGAGGAGCGCGCCGAGCGGGCCTGGCGCGAGGTCGACGACGTGCCGACGATCGACTACCAGGAGCTCGTCGCCGAGGCCGAGAACGCGGTGGTGTCCGCCCGCAGCGAGGTCGCCGCGCTCGAGACCCAGGTCGCCGCGGCGAGTCTCTCGCAGATCGTCGAGCTGCCGGTCGACGCCACCCGCTTGAGCGAGCAGGGCTGGGCGCTGCCGGTGTCGGGTCGGGTCACCGACGGATTCGGTCCGCGGCCAGACAAGCCGCTGCCCGGCACGAAAGACTTCCACTCGGGCACCGACATCGCCGCGTCCTGCGGTACCCCGGTGTTCGCCGCGACCAGCGGCATCGTGACGGTCGCCGGCCCGAACGGCGGGCTCGGCAACTGGGTGCTGGTGAACCACGGTGCGGGCGTCGAGACCGGGTACGGGCACCTCGCGCCCGGCGGCATCCTCGTCTCGGCCGGCGATCACGTGCAGGCCGGCCAGGTCGTCGGCGTCGTCGGCGACACCGGGCTCTCGACGGGCTGTCACCTGCACTTCGAGGTGCACCTCGACGGCACCCCGGTCGACGCGCAGACGTTCATGGCCGCGCGCGGCATCCTGATCCAGTGA